The DNA region GAACTTAAAGGCGCCGAGACTATTCAATGATGAATTTTACCTTCATTATTTAACGTATGTGGGTAAAGCTGGAATGAGTATTTACAGTGTAGCTATTCCTCTAGTGACGAGGAAAGATATTAGAGATTTTTTTATTAATTGTCTTAGGGATACAGCACATTTAGCATCTATTGTAACAGACACCTTAAAATCAAAAAATTCCTTAATGAACACACCAGTCATTCCTGCACCAAAGAGAGTCGAATTTGTAACCAATCAAAATTACTTAAACTCTTTTTGGGGAGATAAGAGACCGCTTCATATGTTAGAAATCACTCATCTTTATGGATGCATTAACAATGATGTCACTAGTAAAGCCTTGATTATGGGTTTTTCTCAAGGGGCAAAGGACGAAAAAGTTAAGAAATATTTAGAACGTGGGAAGAACCTTAATCAAAAACACATCGAAATGATGTCTGAAAAACTAACTGAAAACAACTTACCATCACCAAACCTTCAAGATCATTTAGTCACTTCTTCAACTGTACCTCCATTTTCAGATAAACTGATGCTGTACCATAAAGTTGACATGTTCTCAATGAAAGTGAGGGAATACGCAAACGGTGCGTCACTTGACGGAAGAAAAGATGTTGGTACCTTGTTTGGTAAAATGCAAATGGATTCCGCCATATATGTAGAAGATGGTGCCAATATTATGATTCATAATGGAGAGATGGAACAAATACCATTAGCTGTTAATCGAGACGAATTAGTTTCAAAATCATAATCACCCAGAAGCGTAGATTTTAGTTAAAAAGTGTAGGTGTATTCATCGACATACAAAAGCCCTGACTTTTAGCCAGAGCTCTCTTGATGTTATATGGGTTTGTATACGTCACGAGTTCCTCTACAGCTTTGTTTTTCTCTCTGTTTTATTAGTGTCTTCATTGTCTTCCCTTGAATGTAAAGCTTCGATCGGTAAAAATTCAAAGATTTCCCCGGTTTCAACGGAACGGGCTAGCCGTTCCAGCCAATTACAATATTTTCTGTATTCGTCCAATTGCTGCAAATTTTGTTCGGCTCGTTGTTTCAATGCTTCTTCTGTTTCTTTATCCTCTATGACTTGCTTCAGCATGGTTTCCGCATTATCAATGGCAGATAGATTTAATTTGGCCTCCCTCTCCCACTTGCTTCCGAAAAAATGGGAAAAATATTTAAAGAAATTTTTCTCCGCCATAAATAAATCTTTCCGGGCCCCTTTTTGCCATACTTTCTGGACTATATTTATATCCTGTAATTTGCGGACGGCTGTGCTCATACTCGGTTTACTCATCCCGAGGTCATCTTTCATATCATCAAGCGTCATGGGATCATGCTTAAAAAACATCATGGCGAATAATCTGCCGATTGACGGTGTTACGCCGTATAGGTCCATTGTTTCCGCAATAGAATTGATGACGGCACTTTCCGCACGTTCAATTAATTGTTCAGCTTCTTTTGCCAAGGAGTATCTCCTCCTTCCTTTAAGCTGTATGATTTAATAAATTAAATTTATTAGATATCATTTTATAACTCTATATATCACTTATAGCATACAGGATAGCGCACTAAAACATACGCGATAGAACGCTATAACATTCAGGGGCTTGTTTACCAAAAAACTAAGCCCCTGATGTCAATATGCTTTTTATTTACTGTTTTTTTGTTCTAATTGAATTAAACTCAACAGACTTAAACCCTCATTTGCTTATCCAGAAATTGTACCTGCTTCAGGTGGATGTACGCCATGACGGTAAAAGTCAATATGAAGCGGTTCAAGCGGTTTACGTCCAAGAATTAAGTCCGCTGCTTTTTCCGCCAACATCAATACCGGTGCATGAATATTACCGTTCGTGACGTAAGGCATGGCTGATGCATCGACCACTCGTACATTGTCGAGCCCATGGACCTTCATGGTTTGCGGATCTACAACAGCCATAGGGTCTGAGTCAGGTCCCATCTTAGCCGTACAAGACGGGTGAAGGGCTGTCTCGGCATCTTTCTTCACCCATTCCAAAATCTCCTCGTCTGTATCAACGGAAGGACCAGGTGATATTTCTCCCGAATTGTATGGTTTCATCGCTGGTTGAGACATGATTTCCCTTGTCACACGTACTGCTTCAACCCACTCGCGTCGATCTTGCTCGGTAGAAAGATAATTATAGACCATGCTCGGATGCTCTTTAGGATCTTTCGAACGTATCTTTAATGACCCACGAGCATCAGAGTACATAGGTCCGACGTGTACCTGGAATCCGTGACTCGTTTCCGCTTTTTGTCCATCGTACCGAACGGCTAACGGTAGGAAATGGAACATCAAGTTAGGGTATTCGACGTCCTCGTTGGAACGAACGAAACCTCCCCCTTCGAAATGGTTGGTTGCTGCTGGACCTTTACGTCCGAGTAACCACTGTAAGCCGATCCAAGGCATCCGTAGTTTATTTAAGTTCGGCTGTTCGGACACCGGAAGCGGACAAGCGTATTGGATGTAGGCTTCGAGATGATCCTGAAGGTTTTCACCTACACCTGGCAAGTCAACGACCGGTTCGATTCCAAGTGAACGTAGGTGATCGGCATCGCCTACACCTGACAGTTGAAGTAGCTGTGGCGTGTTGATTGCACCGCCGGAGAGGATCACTTCACCTGCATTTACCTGATGGGTTTTGCCATTTCTTTGGTATGTCAAACCTTTAGCTCGAGTACCGTCGAAATCGATACTTGAAACGAAAGCACGTGTTTTTACTGTCAGATTCTTACGCTTCATAGCCGGATGAAGATACGCACGTGAAGCTGACATCCGTCTGCCTTTGTACACATGCTTATCGAATGGTCCAAATCCCTCCTGGCGAAAACCGTTCACATCTGGCGTTCGCGAGTAGCCAGCCTCAACAGCTGCGTCGAAGAAGGCTTGGAATAGAGGGTTGGTAGCCGGCCCGCGTTCCAATTTGAGAGGACCGTCGTGACCGCGGTATTCATCATCTGGGTCCGCTGCTAAAGCCGTTTCTAAGCGCTTGAAATACGGGAGACAGTGGGCAAAGTCCCATGTTTCCATACCTGAATCTGCTCCCCAACGTTCGTAGTCCATTGGATTACCTCGTTGGTAAATCATGCCGTTGATTGAGCTCGAACCACCGAGCACCTTTCCTCGAGCATGCTTGACACGTCGACCGTTCATATAAGGCTCAGGGTCAGATGCGTATCTCCAGTCGTATAATGGCTTCCCTGCTGGGAAGGGCAAAGCTGCTGGCATTTGGATTAATAGGTCCCATGCATAATCACTACGTCCTGCTTCTAGAACAAGGACACTGCGCGTCCCATCTTCACTTAGGCGGTTGCCGAGTACAGAGCCCGCACTTCCGCCACCAATAATCACGATGTCATATGATTCATTCATCTTTTGTACCTCCTTGAAGACTGATAATAAATGCAATAATTTATACAACTTGAAGCGTTATTCATCAAAACTCTCCTTCAAGTTACTTAAACCAGTTAATCGGTTCAGGTTTCAAGTTGCGGAGAACATGCTTCGTTTCCGTATATTCCTCCAGCCCTGGTTTACCAAGTTCACGGCCAATTCCGGACTGTTTATAACCGCCCCATGGAGCCTGTGCGAAATACGGGTGAAAGTCATTGATCCATACCGTACCCATGCGCAATTCAGAAGCTACGCGCTCTGCTTTGTCTCCGTCCGTCGTCCATACAGCTCCGGCCAGTCCATAGATTGAATCATTAGCAAGACGTACAGCTTCTTCTTCACCGCTGAATCGTTCAACCGTTAATACAGGGCCAAACACTTCCTCCTGCACGATACGCATGTCCGAACGACATTCGGTGAAAATGGTAGGTAAATAGAAAAAGCCATTCTGTAGTTCTGGATCTTCTGGACGAGCGCCACCCACTAATAAGTGAGCCCCTTCCTGTTTTGCGATTTCAACATATTCCTCTACTTTTGCCCGGTGTTCAGCAGAGATCAACGGACCTGACTGAGTCTCTTCTTCAAAACCGTTACCTAGCTTAATTCGTTTCGTTCGCTCAGCTAGGGCTTCAACAAAACGGTCATGAATGGAATCCTCAACAAGCAATCTTGCCCCTGCAGAACATACTTGACCGGCATGGAAGAATACGGCATTCATCGCTTGGTCAAGCGCTATATCAAAATCAGCATCCGCAAATACGATATTCGGGTTTTTCCCACCTAGCTCCAAAGCAATCTTTTTCACGTTTCCGCTAGCCGCCTGCATAATTTTCTTTCCGGTGATAATGCCGCCCGTAAAAGAAATTAAATCAACGTCGTTGCTTTCTGCTAGCTCGTTCCCCACCGTTGCTCCTTCACCGAGAACAAGATTGACGACACCTTGAGGAAAACCGACTTCTTCCATCAATTCCGTCACCTTTATCGTCGTTAGTGGTGTGATCTCACTTGGCTTCAAGACAATGGTATTTCCTGTAGCAAGAGCAGGAGCAATTTTCCACGCTGCTTGTAAAAGAGGATAATTCCACGGCGTAATTTGCCCGCATACCCCTACTGGTTCACGCACCACTTTGCTTTGGCTATTCGGAATCGGCGATTCAATGATCTCGCCACCGTCCTTGTCAGCCAACCCGGCAAAGTAACGGAAAACCTCTGCAATATCATCCATATCGGCACGGCTTTCCTCAACGGTTTTTCCAGTATCAAGGGATTCCAATTCCGCAAGCTCTTCCTTATCCCTCTCGATCAATTGAGCGATGTGGAGGACTTTTTTTCCGCGCTCGTTACCCGGTGTACGTCTCCAATCACCATGATCAAAGGCGTTTCTTGCTGCAGCAATGGCCAGTTTCGCATCCTCCGCGTTTCCTTCAGCCACTGTGGCAATAACTTCTTGATTATATGGATTAATGATTTCTCTCGTATTTCCGGAACGGGCTTCAACCCATTCGCCATTTATGAACATTTTTTTCATGAAGTTCCCTCCCTGCTCATTAACTTTATTTAATTTTTTTTAAACGTTTTGAATGATTTTTATGATATCATGCTTTTTTTTGGTTGTAAACAGTGAGGGACTAACTTCTAGGATAGGACGTACCACGGGACGATACATTAATGAGAGCCTTTCTCATTACACAACCTTACTCAGCAAATCAATGACCTGATGGAAACAAAAATATGGGACGCAACCTATGGTTATCGGTACGTCCCATATCATAATATTTACTTAATAGTTTTAACTGCCTATCATTATTGCCCTTCATAGTCCATGGCCTAGCCCTTTAGGTTAAGTATAAAACCTCAAGAACTTATTCCAATGATTTAGGAGCACCTTTTACTTTGTAAACTCATCACTTCTCACCAATCTCAATAGGTTTTAGATCCTCAACTTTCTTGTTGCCTTTTTTATAAAATATAGATATTAGAGATCCTATTAAGAGCAAAAACATGCAAAAGGCAAGGGGAAACTCTGGAGTAATAGACTCCGATAAACCACCTGCAAAAAGATTACCACTCATGGCCATGACTCCTGACAATAAGATACCACCAGCACCAATACGAGCTAAATAACTGTCAGGTTAACGCATCAGCTCCTTCGAAATAACTGTGTGCACTTACTAAGCGTTTTCTCCCCACAACTCCTGGAACCATTGCACCAAAGGAAACTCTAAATAATAAACCTGTAGCTCCTAAAATAAGTAGACTTCCTGCTATAATCCATATATTGGTAGTTCCAACTGGTAGAGACAATACTAACGGGGCTATTTGGGAACAGACAACGACTAATGCAGCTTGCCATGGTGAACCTGTTAATTGAAGAACAATTAAAGGTATGGCTATCTCGCTGAAACGATGACCAAATATAGTAGCAAGCTGTCCAACCCACATCACGGTAAAATTTTTATTTTTGAATAAACTCATTAAGCTTCTCCCTATTTATATAGGCCAAGCGCCTAGCGTGGCTTCACCTAACGTCTTTCGTAGTTGCCTCTTATTGTACCGTCTGAATAATAAGCTGTCTTAAGTCCGAGATTCGATTAGGCATTTCCGGGGTCGAACAATTCAGTATATCGCACAAAGCAATTAAATCTTCTAGTTTAGCTATCTGGACCCAATTCTCATTCAAAGATCCTCCAGAATCCTGGTAAGCCTTTATAAAATGACGTTCGAACCAGGAATTTTCGTTTTCATACCGAAGTATATTCCCAATATCAACATATTTTCTTCCTGAAAAAGCAAACTCCCAGTCCAAGACCGCTGACACTTCAACCTCGTTTGGACTATCAAACATCAGTATATTTAGGCCATTGAAGTCAGAATGAACAAGAACTGACGGTTCATAAATTTCAGATAATAACGAACGGTGGGACACACAGAATGATCGAACCATTTCCGTCACTTCCGTTCCCAGATAATGACCGGTTGCACCACTATCTAGGCTTTCTAAAATAAAAGAGTAAAATTCGGCCTCACCCGTGTTAAATGGTTTAGCAATAGTAAGGTCCCCTGCTAAAAAGCCTGGGCAGTCGAAAGTATAGCTGTGTATGCGAGCTAATACATCACCAATAGATTCTGCAGCTTTTGCAATCTGTCGTTTTTCTCCTCTTTGCAGAATATCCCGCAGCAATACTCCCTCTTTCCACTCCAGTACAGCCCAGTCATATTCTATTAAATTTTGGCTTGTATCCAGATAGATGTAATCTGCTACAGGCACGTCGCCGCTCAATCTCTCAGCAATTGCTTTTTCTTTTGATGCGACGTCTGAACCACCCGCAGAAATCCTTAAAATGAAAGGAGTAGCTAGTCCTTCAAGTTCAACTTTATAGGTACCACTACTAAGTCCTGTTTTCATTCTTTCAGCTTTTATGAGCCGTTTATTTTTAAACACTTGGCTCATCATTATACTTATAGTCTCATAACTGATGTTTATATTTTTGCTTGTTCGTTCCCAAGATTCTTTCATCTTGGATCTCCCCTTTTTGACGCAGTTGATGAATTCTATATGCGTCGTGTTTCTAGTTATATGTAGTCGCGTTGACGTTGTTGTTATCTCTCAACATACTCTTTTAACGCCTTATTCATATCTTCAAATCCTTGTTTTGTACCCCGATTAAGTTTTGATTTCATAAAGGGAACTAACAATCCTTTGAATGTCTCTCTATGAATAAATTTCACAGCACCGTTTTCCAGTTCATTAAGTTGATAGATATGTTCACCAGAAAACAAACCTGGTATTGGTAAGCTTCCAAGCCACCTTAACTCCTTTTCTACTTCGTAACTAGTTATTTTAGGCTTAAATCTCATCCCTTTTTCTCCAGCTGGTTGGACAATGATCTCAATAATTGAATCCTTCTCTATTTTTCCCTTTACACTTATGATAAATGGATTCCATTTTGGATATTGATCAGTTGTAACCAATGCTGACCAAACTTCCTTAGCAGTCCCATTAATCTCAATTTCGGTTTTTATTTCAAACATATATATTAACCCCTTTCAATATTAGTAACTGCGATATCATATCACGTTCTCGTATCTACGACGCCTCTGAGCTTACAGGCATGGCTAAGCATTAGATAGCTCTTGGGCTTAGTCATGCTGCCTGGTTAGCGAAAGGGATGTGTCGCTAAATCTACATCATTGCTTTTAAAAAACTTTGTTGTGTGATTACGTCTCACTTCTAGGCGATCAAGCCGCCCTGGCGCGGAACAGCATGAAAACATTGTTATGCGATGGTACAATTGCTTTACCATGTCGTGTTTAATTTATCTGAATAGAACAATATAGCTTTTTTATAGGAAGTAATGTCCTGATCATTGCTTGTTTCACCAAGATTCTTTAATAAGAATGCCATAGATCTCTCATGATGTCCTAAATTATATAATGTCATCGAATAGAATACTTGGATTGCTCTATTCTCTGGAAATATATTAATGCCCTTTTCGAGTACAGCTTTTGATTTTTCATACTCCCCCATTGTCCTATATGTACTGCCTAATCCGATTAACGCACCTTCTAAATCATTTCCAGAGAGACCTTGTGAGATTGCCTTTTCATAATATGAGACTGCATCAGACTCTAGCCCTATGCTTTTGCCGACTTCATCAAACTACTCCCAAATACGATTGATCTTCAAATTTTCTCGCTTCTCCGGTATTGTAAGTTCATAGACGTCAGGGTTAGTTAATTTTTTCCATTCCTCAAAACCATAACTATCATCAAAGTATTTCAACATTAAAGACATCAAATTTCCATGAGTAATTATTATTACATTTTCTCTTGAACCATTAATCATTTCGTTAATAACGGCTATCCCTCGGTTCATTGCCTCTCTTGACGACTCACCACCTGGAAGCTTCATATCCAGGTCAACAAACGACTCTCTTAACTTATCCTTCCAGTCAACTCTATCTTCAGATGATAATATTCTCTCAGAAAGTCGATCATCAGTATGTATCTTTAATTTGATTTTCTGCGCTAAAGGATATATTGTTTCTTTCGATCGTGCATATGTACTTGAAAGAATAAAATCAATGGGGTTGAGGTTGTCCGTAAAAAAGTTGGCTAGATGTTCAGCTTGTAACTGTCCTTCTTCAGTTAATGACGCTGTTGGAGCTTGACCTGTTGCCTTACAATGTCTGACAAGATATATTCTCTTCATTGAGAACACTCCCTTTATTATTTTCGGCAATGGTTAGAACCTCGTAATCGTAACCAACCTGCTCCATGAATATATTTATTCTAAATGCCTCTCAAAAGAAAACCATGAGAATACCCTTAACCCTGAAAAAATTAGCAGTATTATGGCAAAAAATCGAAGTGTATCGTCATTCAATAAAAATAAAATAAGAGATCCTATTAAGGCACATATTGCTTTAATAGTACCAGAGAATCCGTTAATAGGTACGTTGCTAACAAACGCAGTTTGACAACCTTTTAATGACTTTGAGTAACAACTATCATGATATGGTACAACGAAAAAAAAGAAAGTAGAAACTACCAAATCTTCTTTATACTCTATTTGCAAAGAACACTCTTCACAGTAAACTTTTTCCTTTCTCATCATTCATCCCTCGTCCCCTGTCCTTCTATTTAAGCTTATTTTTATATTCTCTAGGTTATTTAACTAACTTAGTGTCTATTTTACAAGAATTGAATCGAATATGGGCTAGAAATAGGCTTTTAAAAATTCGTCCATGAGCGGCCGCACCAAATCGACAAGTTTCATATAACGTTCCGGCATTCACGGCGTGTTCGTCCTCCCTTTTGGAGGTTGGCGCAGCTTGCCAGTCAGTTAATCAACTCCGCCTGAACATAATCTTTAATAATTCATCGGTAGTCCAAACGAATATTGAGGCTATGGTTGAAGCGATAAAATACACATTCCCTTCAGCTATGTAACTTAGGACTGTACCGAAAGCAAGGCCAAAAATGATATGAATTCCAAATGCTAAGCCAAGCCTACTCTTCCCTTGTTTATGCTTTAGGATGAAATCTGAAAAAACTGAAACAGATATCCCTAATAAAAGAATGACTGGAGAAGAGAATATAAGAATAAATCCAAATGTCTCAAAAAAACTATAATTTCCTCCAGACATCATCAGTATTGTTAATATTATACCAGTTAGAATAGAACTACAGATGAAGACCAAACCTTTTCTAAGGACCATGCAACCCCTCCAGTAGTTGTTTGTTAAGACTAACTTTCATCCGCTCTGTCATCTCATCAACATTTGTAAGGTATGTGAAGACGAGCCGACTCGGTTAGCGAATGAGATTGTCCAGCGTTACCCGCCTATATAATGTTTGTCCTGAACTTATAAATATTACCAAAGCAACCTGCTTTAATGACGTTTGTGCAAAACCATTAACCATTTTTAAAAATCTTTTATTTCTTATTCTCCAATTCTAGTTCTTTTTTAATTTCTTCATTAGAAACAGATTCAATATGATTTTCTTCTTTGGTTGGTAATAGTTTTGATAGTTTATGATTTATGCTAATTAACAAGCCTATAATTATTGATGGAACTCCCCATTTAGCAAAGAAGTCAAGAGGCATATTAATCCAACCTAAAGGAATTCCAATAACCCAAACTAAAATGATAAAAGTTATAACAGCATATATAATACTCAAATAAATCCCTCCATTATATCTATTTGTGGTGTAACGACCGAAAACCAATTATTAAAGTATAGATATTCTACTATAAATTTTGCACCAGCATCTCGGCCATGGACTAACGTTCCGTGTTCACAACCCCTTGAGCTTACAGGGGTTTCTGAGCCTTAGCTAGCTATTAGCTTAGACTCAGGAATGCCGCCTCGCGTGGATTTGGGTAGATATATTGTTATAGGATGTTAACGCCATCCTTCTCAAATTCCTAATAACCATTACAAATTTAATTTATACTTAAGCTCAAAATAAGCATCAGCCAACCAAGGATGAACTACTTTTAACGATTCTCGTTGTTCCCAAAGATACTTAATATAAGAAAATGCCCCGTGTTCTAGTGAGATATTTAATTGGTTTTTAAGCTCTTCAATATACGGTGGAGTCCCTTTTTGATCCCATTCTATCTTATCAGCAACAAATAATACACGATCTAAAGTAGTTGAATTTGCACGCAAAGTAGTATGACAGCTTATTGCATCTAAAATTAACTCTTCATTAATATGAAATATTTCTTTTGCCATGACTCTTGAAATCTTTTGATGAATAATAAGAGGGAATGTTTCCTCTTCCGGTAAAACTTCGATTCCCAATTCGTTAGATACATTTATTCGTTCATTGTTAGGAAAAACTGCGCTTATATCATGTAAAAAGCCAGACATAGCTGCCGAATCCTGGTCAACTCCAAAATCTCTAGCTAGTCTCTTCGATTCATAGCCAACCTGAATAGAGTGTTTAGCAGTTTGATAAAAGCCATGCATTTCTAAAAAATTGCCAACATCTTTCTCAATGTCCCCTGTCTTCTCAAAAGATTTTACTAGATTTGCTAGAATCTCGTGCATATTTTCACCTCTCTTCCTCATTAGATCTCTTCAATTGAGTATGCTTTCATAAGAGAAAAAGATTTAGTGTTATATGATGGTTGGCTCTCTCGAGTTATTTACGAGCTGTTTTCCTCTTTTTTCTGTTACATCACACACACCTCTAGCGGAATACCATTAGGGTCCCGAAAGTAAAAAGCATAATAGTTCTTCGTATATTCAGGATAGCTTTGTGGTGTCCTAGTTACTTCAATATTATTCATTCTCAACATTTCATATATTTTATCAATTTCAGCCTTCGAATCAGCTAAAAAAGCAATATGGTCTAATCCTATATCTCTCACAAAATCCTTATGTACTGACGCCTTATTACACCTAATCCATATATTATGTTCATTCTTTCTATAAGATTTAACAGCTACTTCTCCATCGTCGTCTTCCCAGTCGTTGAAAAAACCAAGATGACCTAAGAGAAAGTCGTAGAATTCTTTCGATTCTTTAAAGTCTTTAACATTCAATATAATATGAGCTATCATTTGATCACCTCTATCACACTATTTTTTTGGTTTTTGTCATATTACATATAACGTTCCTGTATCTGCGACGCCATGAGCCTTATAGGCGCTGTCCTTAACCTAGAAATGCTTTTCTTATCGAAGGCGAGTCGACTCGGTTAGGCTCAAGAATGTGCCCCGAAAACTACTCCTATGCTTAAACTTTCCGTAACCGAGGGCGCTTATCGTCCGCTTGGTCGGTGGATTCTCTATCCATCTATTTCAGATGTGAGTTTATAAGGGCCGAATCGTTCTCGAATTCATGAACGGCACCCTCTTTTTTTAAAATAAATCCTTTGTGAATTAAGAAAGACTAAGTACTTATTACACAGTTTAACGGCCTACACCACTTCTTGGCCTCCTAACCAGTTCTCCTCCACAATTAGGACAAACATAATTCATATTTTCCGTACATTCATAACAAAATGTACATTCATGTATACATATATAAGCAGTTGAATTATTGTTAAGTTCCTCTGTACATTTTTCACATGAATTTCTCATTTCCAAAGACATAAAAATCCCCCTTTTATTAGATTTTTACATTTTTACTACGAAACACTACCCTATCTATTTTAATTTTAAATTTCTTTCATTTACATATGTTTATTAGTGTTTTTTGCAAACGGTGTTGTTTTTGACGGATTATCTATTGATTTGCTTTAAATTTCTAAGTTGAGGTGTTTTCTAAGGCCGTAGCCGGGCGCGACTGCGCTTAGTCGGTGCAGGTGTGTCTGCTGAATTTACTTCTCCGAAATGCTTCTTGCAGACCGAGAATTGCTTGCGATCCTATGCGGTAAAACGGTGATATCTGATGCAGACAGCATCCCCGATATTCATTGAAAACAATTAGCTTTATATGTACATATCACTTATTTTTGTTGCCTAATCTTCTACCTCAACTAAAAATATTCGTTCTTTAAACTCGCCTTTTTTATTTGCTTTTTCCTCTCTAACCCGTTCAAGATCGTCAATTGAAAAACCATGTGACTCAGCAAGCGATCGCAACAATTCCTGGATGTCCGCTAATTCTTCAAGTGCTTCTTCGTTTGATCTAGCATTCAGATATTCATCAAATTCTTCCTTAAGTTTTTTTCTTAATTCGGAATGATAGGCTTTCGAGTCCAATATCTGAGTTGATATCTTTTTAGATTGTGTACGAATAATTTCTGGGATTCGATCTCGAACTAGTTTATTATATATAGTCATTATTTTAATCTCCTTCGAAAAAAATGTCTTCTCCGATACCCCCTAGCCAACTAGGATTGTACATCACTTCTGACCTTCCACCCATCAATATTAAAACCACCAACTTGCTCAAAAACATGCTCTATCAAATTCCTATACATATTCATCATCTTTTTCTTATCGTTTAATTTTATGCCTTTTAAAAACATTTCAGCAAAATAAGGATCTGGAAATTCATCTTTTAAGTACCGATCTAAGTAAGAGGGTTCTGATAAGTATGATGATATCTGATATACTGGGATTTGCTCTAACTTCAAAAATCTACAATATTCACTAAATATAAAATTCATAAAATTAAAATAAACAAAGTTAAAATCTTGTCTTCTCTCTTCATAACAATCTAAAAGATTATCATATGAATCCCAAAGGGAATACTTCTTTATTTCTTTTATCACATTAGAGAGATCCTCATATTTTTTATCTTTCCAAATCTTCGCTTCAGCTTTTAACCTCTTAGTGATTCCTGTCTTATCAAGGATCACCACTCCTGTTAAAAATTGAACCATAGACATTGTACTATAGTTCTTATAATCATCTTTAAAGTATCTGATAATTTGCGTTGGTGGATTTATAAAATATTCAATGAGGAATCCTCTAACCACCCTGTTCCCGCGTTCTCTCCAACTAGTGTTCTCAGATAGAATTATATGAACGTCAATATCTGATCTTTTTGAAGGGTTACCTGTAATATAACTTCCACACACTAAAACGGCTTCAACTTCATCTTTGTCTACCCAATCTTCTAAGAATTCG from Caldalkalibacillus salinus includes:
- a CDS encoding DUF3231 family protein, encoding MKTGKEQLTATEMGKLWATYVGNTLGKYVISYYLQHVDDKDIKKVLEYALGLSETYIEEIQAFFKQSNFPIPVGFTDDDVNLKAPRLFNDEFYLHYLTYVGKAGMSIYSVAIPLVTRKDIRDFFINCLRDTAHLASIVTDTLKSKNSLMNTPVIPAPKRVEFVTNQNYLNSFWGDKRPLHMLEITHLYGCINNDVTSKALIMGFSQGAKDEKVKKYLERGKNLNQKHIEMMSEKLTENNLPSPNLQDHLVTSSTVPPFSDKLMLYHKVDMFSMKVREYANGASLDGRKDVGTLFGKMQMDSAIYVEDGANIMIHNGEMEQIPLAVNRDELVSKS
- the betA gene encoding choline dehydrogenase, with translation MNESYDIVIIGGGSAGSVLGNRLSEDGTRSVLVLEAGRSDYAWDLLIQMPAALPFPAGKPLYDWRYASDPEPYMNGRRVKHARGKVLGGSSSINGMIYQRGNPMDYERWGADSGMETWDFAHCLPYFKRLETALAADPDDEYRGHDGPLKLERGPATNPLFQAFFDAAVEAGYSRTPDVNGFRQEGFGPFDKHVYKGRRMSASRAYLHPAMKRKNLTVKTRAFVSSIDFDGTRAKGLTYQRNGKTHQVNAGEVILSGGAINTPQLLQLSGVGDADHLRSLGIEPVVDLPGVGENLQDHLEAYIQYACPLPVSEQPNLNKLRMPWIGLQWLLGRKGPAATNHFEGGGFVRSNEDVEYPNLMFHFLPLAVRYDGQKAETSHGFQVHVGPMYSDARGSLKIRSKDPKEHPSMVYNYLSTEQDRREWVEAVRVTREIMSQPAMKPYNSGEISPGPSVDTDEEILEWVKKDAETALHPSCTAKMGPDSDPMAVVDPQTMKVHGLDNVRVVDASAMPYVTNGNIHAPVLMLAEKAADLILGRKPLEPLHIDFYRHGVHPPEAGTISG
- the cudC gene encoding choline uptake/conversion transcriptional regulator CudC, which produces MAKEAEQLIERAESAVINSIAETMDLYGVTPSIGRLFAMMFFKHDPMTLDDMKDDLGMSKPSMSTAVRKLQDINIVQKVWQKGARKDLFMAEKNFFKYFSHFFGSKWEREAKLNLSAIDNAETMLKQVIEDKETEEALKQRAEQNLQQLDEYRKYCNWLERLARSVETGEIFEFLPIEALHSREDNEDTNKTERKTKL
- the betB gene encoding betaine-aldehyde dehydrogenase, yielding MKKMFINGEWVEARSGNTREIINPYNQEVIATVAEGNAEDAKLAIAAARNAFDHGDWRRTPGNERGKKVLHIAQLIERDKEELAELESLDTGKTVEESRADMDDIAEVFRYFAGLADKDGGEIIESPIPNSQSKVVREPVGVCGQITPWNYPLLQAAWKIAPALATGNTIVLKPSEITPLTTIKVTELMEEVGFPQGVVNLVLGEGATVGNELAESNDVDLISFTGGIITGKKIMQAASGNVKKIALELGGKNPNIVFADADFDIALDQAMNAVFFHAGQVCSAGARLLVEDSIHDRFVEALAERTKRIKLGNGFEEETQSGPLISAEHRAKVEEYVEIAKQEGAHLLVGGARPEDPELQNGFFYLPTIFTECRSDMRIVQEEVFGPVLTVERFSGEEEAVRLANDSIYGLAGAVWTTDGDKAERVASELRMGTVWINDFHPYFAQAPWGGYKQSGIGRELGKPGLEEYTETKHVLRNLKPEPINWFK
- a CDS encoding phosphotransferase family protein, with the protein product MKESWERTSKNINISYETISIMMSQVFKNKRLIKAERMKTGLSSGTYKVELEGLATPFILRISAGGSDVASKEKAIAERLSGDVPVADYIYLDTSQNLIEYDWAVLEWKEGVLLRDILQRGEKRQIAKAAESIGDVLARIHSYTFDCPGFLAGDLTIAKPFNTGEAEFYSFILESLDSGATGHYLGTEVTEMVRSFCVSHRSLLSEIYEPSVLVHSDFNGLNILMFDSPNEVEVSAVLDWEFAFSGRKYVDIGNILRYENENSWFERHFIKAYQDSGGSLNENWVQIAKLEDLIALCDILNCSTPEMPNRISDLRQLIIQTVQ
- a CDS encoding tetratricopeptide repeat protein, which translates into the protein MGLESDAVSYYEKAISQGLSGNDLEGALIGLGSTYRTMGEYEKSKAVLEKGINIFPENRAIQVFYSMTLYNLGHHERSMAFLLKNLGETSNDQDITSYKKAILFYSDKLNTTW
- a CDS encoding SRPBCC domain-containing protein, with amino-acid sequence MFEIKTEIEINGTAKEVWSALVTTDQYPKWNPFIISVKGKIEKDSIIEIIVQPAGEKGMRFKPKITSYEVEKELRWLGSLPIPGLFSGEHIYQLNELENGAVKFIHRETFKGLLVPFMKSKLNRGTKQGFEDMNKALKEYVER